The Acidobacteriota bacterium sequence TGAAGGGACCGCTCAACGGCGGGAAGCACATCTACACCGTTGCTTATCCCCCATAGTCGGAAACATCTGTAAACCATGCGGGGGATGCGGCGTCAAAACAGGGCGGCGCATCCCCCCGCATACGCCCAGGGCGCATCCGCCCTGGGGCGCATACGCCCCGGCGCGCAAGGGGCCCATGCATTGCGCCAGGTCCCTCAAGGAGGTTGGCTTTGTCCCAGTCCGTAAGGGCCGTCGAAAGGGCCCTGGATATCCTGCTCTGCTTTTCCCGCGAGGAACCGACTCGGTCGCTGACCCAGATAGCCGAGTCGGTCCAGATGTCCAAGACCACGGTTCACCGCCTCCTGACCACCCTCGAACTCAAGCGCTTCATCAGCCGTGACAAGGCCACCGGGCTCTACCGGCTCGGGTTCCGGCTCATTGAAATGGCCTCCCTGGTCCTGCAGGACATCGAGCTGCAGCGCTGGGCCATCCCCTATCTCCAGCGTCTCTCCTCCCGGTACGGTGAAACCGTGGACATGTCGATCCTGGAAGGGTCCCACGTCATGTACC is a genomic window containing:
- a CDS encoding IclR family transcriptional regulator, whose protein sequence is MSQSVRAVERALDILLCFSREEPTRSLTQIAESVQMSKTTVHRLLTTLELKRFISRDKATGLYRLGFRLIEMASLVLQDIELQRWAIPYLQRLSSRYGETVDMSILEGSHVMYLEVIESPQRVKIAAAVGQRLPAYYTASGKAILAFLPEERVRPILEKNLAEGNSLIKRTVPEMLAHLKEISERGYAIAEEEYEQDINAVAAP